In Populus alba chromosome 9, ASM523922v2, whole genome shotgun sequence, a genomic segment contains:
- the LOC118035256 gene encoding UDP-glycosyltransferase 76E2-like encodes MAEEGHEQRRRLVLVAAPFQGHINPLLQLSAVLHSKGFSITIVHTQFNSPDPSNHPGFNFLFLQDGLSDHDIASLDLTAIVLVLNDKCQLPFQECLAKLVKEQETRGDQIACVIYDELSYFSEATAHNLKLPSIIFRTSNANTFLARSVLIEMYVLGRIPLADPLSQKAVPEHPPLRQRDLPISSFGPMKNFFKLLGNARDVRRSSAIVYNTMDCLEGSSLAKLQQHCHVPIFAIGPIHKIVPAPSCSLLEEDTNCMSWLDRQAPSSVIYVSPGSLASMNETDILEMAWGLANSKQPFLWVVRPGSVHGSERAESLPEGFREITGEKGRVVKWAPQREVLAHNAVGGFWSHCGWNSLLESISEGVPMICRPSFGDQKVTARYVSQVWRVGLHLEDELERGEIESVITRLMVDKEGDEMRQRAMDLKAKAELCIRTGGSSYNSINKLVELIKSF; translated from the exons ATGGCGGAGGAAGGGCATGAACAGCGTCGTAGATTGGTGTTAGTAGCAGCTCCGTTCCAAGGCCACATCAATCCATTGCTTCAGCTGAGTGCTGTCCTTCATTCTAAAGGATTTTCCATCACCATTGTTCACACCCAGTTCAATTCTCCTGACCCTTCAAACCATCCTGGTTTCAACTTCCTGTTCCTTCAGGATGGCTTATCGGACCATGACATCGCTTCTCTTGACCTAACCGCCATTGTTTTGGTTCTCAACGACAAATGCCAATTACCTTTCCAAGAATGCCTGGCCAAGCTAGTGAAGGAACAGGAGACACGTGGTGATCAAATTGCCTGTGTCATTTATGATGAACTTTCATACTTTTCTGAAGCCACGGCTCATAATCTGAAGCTTCCAAGCATTATATTTCGCACTAGCAATGCCAACACTTTTCTCGCTCGCAGTGTTCTTATCGAAATGTACGTGCTGGGTCGCATCCCCTTGGCAG ATCCTTTGTCCCAGAAAGCAGTGCCGGAGCATCCTCCCCTCAGACAGCGAGATTTGCCCATCTCCAGTTTCGGACCCAtgaaaaatttctttaaattattaggtaaTGCACGAGATGTAAGAAGGTCTTCAGCAATCGTTTACAATACAATGGACTGCCTTGAAGGGTCATCGTTAGCAAAGCTTCAACAACACTGCCATGTTCCAATCTTTGCAATAGGACCGATTCACAAGATTGTTCCTGCACCATCTTGTAGCTTGCTTGAAGAGGACACTAACTGCATGTCATGGCTCGACAGGCAAGCTCCGAGCTCCGTCATCTATGTAAGTCCAGGAAGTTTGGCTTCCATGAATGAGACAGACATACTAGAAATGGCCTGGGGTTTGGCAAATAGCAAACAACCATTCTTGTGGGTGGTTCGACCTGGCTCAGTACATGGTTCAGAACGGGCTGAGTCATTGCCTGAGGGATTCAGAGAAATTACTGGAGAGAAAGGTCGAGTTGTGAAATGGGCACCGCAAAGAGAAGTTTTGGCACATAATGCAGTAGGAGGGTTCTGGAGCCACTGTGGCTGGAACTCATTGCTTGAAAGTATATCTGAAGGGGTTCCGATGATATGCAGACCAAGCTTTGGCGATCAGAAGGTTACAGCTAGGTATGTAAGTCAGGTATGGAGAGTAGGTCTGCATCTGGAGGATGAATTGGAGAGGGGAGAAATAGAAAGTGTTATTACAAGGCTGATGGTTGATAAAGAGGGGGACGAGATGAGGCAGAGGGCAATGGACTTGAAGGCGAAAGCAGAACTTTGCATTAGAACTGGTGGTTCTTCCTATAATTCCATTAACAAGTTGGTGGAATTAATCAAATCGTTTTAA